From Campylobacter concisus, a single genomic window includes:
- a CDS encoding DNA adenine methylase, whose product MKPIKQENQAYLKEQILTYLGNKRSLLGFIERGVKYAKDELKKEKLSCCDLFSGSGVVARFLKQNSEFLVANDLELYSFITNSCYLQNATNELKNEINFWQKRLEKEIEDNLSEGFITKLYAPKDDENIAFGERVFYTRKNAIFIDTARRLIDELMPAEMRKFFIAPLLYNASVHANTSGIFKGFHKNKDGIGQFGGRGQNAISRITSDINLTKPIFSNFSVPFEVYQKDANLLAKELSSLDLVYLDPPYNQHPYGSNYFMLNLIASYEEPSKISKVSGIAKDWNRSVFNKKSSASEAFFELIANLKAKFVLISFNSEGFINQDEFDQNLNKIGKVHLLRQKYNAYRGSRNLKARNIHVDELLYVLQK is encoded by the coding sequence TTGAAACCAATAAAACAAGAAAATCAAGCCTATCTAAAAGAGCAAATTTTAACCTATCTTGGTAACAAACGCTCACTTTTAGGCTTTATCGAGCGAGGCGTAAAATACGCAAAAGACGAGCTTAAAAAAGAGAAGCTTAGCTGCTGCGACCTCTTTAGCGGAAGCGGCGTGGTGGCTAGGTTTTTAAAACAAAATAGCGAATTTCTAGTCGCAAACGACTTGGAGCTTTACAGCTTCATCACAAACTCATGCTACCTGCAAAACGCCACAAATGAACTAAAAAATGAGATAAATTTCTGGCAAAAAAGACTTGAAAAAGAGATAGAAGATAATCTTTCTGAAGGCTTTATAACAAAACTTTACGCTCCAAAAGATGATGAAAATATCGCTTTTGGCGAGCGGGTCTTTTACACAAGAAAAAATGCTATCTTCATCGACACTGCAAGAAGGCTCATAGATGAGCTAATGCCGGCTGAGATGAGAAAATTTTTCATAGCCCCACTTCTTTATAATGCAAGTGTACATGCAAATACAAGTGGAATTTTTAAAGGTTTTCATAAAAATAAAGATGGTATCGGTCAGTTTGGTGGCAGGGGGCAAAATGCCATCTCAAGGATCACTTCTGATATAAATTTGACTAAGCCAATTTTTTCAAATTTTAGTGTGCCATTTGAGGTCTATCAAAAGGATGCAAATTTGCTGGCAAAAGAGCTTAGTAGTCTTGATCTAGTCTATCTTGATCCGCCCTATAACCAGCACCCATACGGCTCAAACTACTTCATGCTAAATCTCATCGCAAGCTACGAGGAACCAAGTAAAATTTCAAAAGTTTCAGGCATCGCAAAGGACTGGAACAGATCAGTTTTTAATAAAAAATCATCAGCAAGCGAGGCATTTTTTGAGCTCATAGCAAATTTAAAGGCAAAATTTGTACTCATTTCGTTTAACTCAGAGGGCTTTATCAACCAAGATGAATTTGATCAAAACCTAAATAAAATTGGCAAAGTTCATCTACTTCGCCAAAAGTATAACGCCTACCGCGGTAGCAGAAATTTAAAAGCCAGAAACATCCACGTAGACGAGCTTCTTTACGTTTTACAAAAGTAA
- the luxS gene encoding S-ribosylhomocysteine lyase, protein MPLLDSFCVDHVKMKAPGVRLAKSMKTPKGDDISVFDLRFCKPNEEILPEKGTHTLEHLFAGFMRNHLNGNGVEIIDISPMGCRTGFYMSVIGTPSEEAVKKAWLTSMKDILEVKDQDKIPELNKFQCGTYKMHSLDEAHAIASKILAQGLVIINNDEIKLDVDAMGLKKH, encoded by the coding sequence ATGCCATTACTTGATAGTTTTTGTGTAGATCATGTGAAGATGAAAGCCCCAGGAGTAAGACTAGCAAAAAGTATGAAGACCCCAAAAGGCGATGATATCAGCGTTTTTGACTTGAGATTTTGCAAGCCAAATGAAGAAATTTTACCAGAGAAAGGTACTCACACTTTAGAACATTTATTTGCTGGCTTTATGAGAAACCATCTAAACGGCAACGGCGTAGAGATCATCGACATCTCGCCGATGGGCTGTAGAACTGGCTTTTATATGAGTGTGATCGGCACACCTAGCGAAGAAGCTGTAAAAAAGGCATGGCTTACTTCGATGAAAGATATCCTAGAGGTCAAAGATCAAGATAAGATCCCAGAGCTAAATAAATTTCAATGCGGCACTTACAAGATGCACTCACTTGATGAGGCACACGCCATAGCAAGCAAAATTTTAGCACAAGGTCTAGTCATCATAAATAACGATGAGATCAAGCTTGATGTTGATGCTATGGGACTAAAAAAGCACTGA
- a CDS encoding MOSC domain-containing protein, whose product MAIVKALLIGEVKNYGSQSATDKLNTPWSSAIFKVAQNGEIFANELGFVGDSVADTKHHGGPEKAVFANSFANYADWESFLGLKNMAYGAMGENLCIYGLDESSVCVGDIHKIGSLVLQVSQPRKPCFKLSKRWGNENMATHIFETGFTGWYYRVITPGSCKAGDMIEVIEKDPVHMSILEVNRLFYAPNKNLNLLEKFNSLTTLPKSWYGDMERRIQGIYSTEYMRNL is encoded by the coding sequence ATGGCAATAGTAAAAGCATTATTAATTGGCGAGGTGAAAAACTATGGCTCGCAAAGTGCAACTGATAAGTTAAATACACCATGGAGTTCAGCTATATTTAAAGTAGCTCAAAATGGCGAAATTTTCGCAAATGAACTTGGCTTTGTGGGTGATAGTGTCGCTGATACAAAGCACCATGGCGGCCCTGAAAAGGCAGTTTTTGCAAATTCATTTGCAAATTACGCTGATTGGGAGAGTTTTTTAGGATTGAAAAATATGGCTTATGGAGCTATGGGTGAGAATTTATGCATTTACGGTCTTGATGAGAGTAGTGTCTGTGTAGGTGATATCCATAAAATCGGCTCACTAGTCCTTCAAGTATCGCAGCCAAGAAAGCCTTGCTTTAAGCTCTCAAAAAGATGGGGTAATGAAAATATGGCTACTCACATCTTTGAAACCGGCTTTACTGGCTGGTATTACCGCGTCATAACACCAGGATCGTGCAAAGCAGGTGATATGATAGAAGTTATAGAAAAAGATCCAGTTCATATGAGCATTTTAGAAGTAAATAGACTTTTTTACGCTCCAAATAAAAATTTAAATTTACTAGAGAAATTTAACTCTCTTACTACTCTTCCAAAAAGTTGGTACGGTGATATGGAAAGACGTATTCAAGGTATTTATAGTACGGAATATATGAGAAATTTATAA
- the ruvC gene encoding crossover junction endodeoxyribonuclease RuvC produces the protein MVMKILGIDPGTKNCGYAILEKNKLKTTLLEAGLIKIKPNTLQYQITELCEGLDLIFKNHKFDEVAIEDIFFAYNPKTVLKLAQFRGALSLKILQLHGDFAEYTPLQVKKTVTGKAKADKEQVAFMVKKILGINKEIKPLDITDAIAIALTHANNLRVS, from the coding sequence ATAGTGATGAAAATTTTAGGAATCGACCCAGGCACGAAGAATTGTGGTTATGCAATACTTGAAAAAAATAAATTGAAAACTACTCTTCTTGAAGCAGGACTCATAAAAATAAAACCAAACACACTTCAATATCAGATTACCGAGCTTTGTGAGGGGCTTGATCTCATCTTTAAAAATCATAAATTCGACGAAGTTGCCATCGAAGATATATTTTTTGCCTACAACCCAAAAACGGTTTTAAAGCTCGCTCAGTTTCGAGGAGCACTTAGCCTTAAAATTTTACAGCTTCATGGTGATTTTGCTGAGTATACGCCACTTCAGGTGAAAAAAACTGTCACTGGCAAGGCCAAAGCTGATAAAGAGCAAGTGGCATTTATGGTGAAGAAAATTTTAGGTATAAACAAAGAGATAAAACCGCTTGATATCACCGATGCAATCGCGATTGCACTAACTCATGCGAATAATTTAAGAGTAAGCTAA
- the dnaA gene encoding chromosomal replication initiator protein DnaA: MIADEILENLSTQISPEEYQSYIKQLKFNEKASDDHIIVFTAPNELMAKFINTRYADKIAHLYEVRTGIKPNIEISSTKSSKVSKQNQINVKQIKTQSSILNPSYTFENFVCGASNQYAFLSAKAAAEKPGVLYNPLFIYGTTGLGKTHLLQSVGNHCLNKGKTVICVTSEQFMIDFTSHINNHSMPKFREKYRNCDVLLIDDVQFLGKTDKIQEEFFNTYNELLAKNGQIVMTSDRPPKTLKGFEDRMISRFDKAFMADITPPELDTKIAIIIKKCEFDKIDLNKEVINYIATNMGDNIREIEGAIINLNVFKTLMKEEITLDLAKSILKDLIKEKRENINFDTIVEIVSKELNIKQSDIKSKSRVTNIVEARRIIIYLAKMLTTNSMPQIANYFGMKDHSAVSHNIKKINELIQTNEIFSLKVTELKNKILTKG, from the coding sequence TTGATAGCAGACGAAATTTTAGAAAATCTTTCAACACAAATTTCACCTGAAGAATACCAAAGTTATATAAAACAATTAAAATTTAACGAAAAGGCTTCAGACGATCATATTATCGTATTTACTGCACCAAATGAGTTGATGGCTAAATTTATAAATACAAGATATGCTGATAAAATCGCTCATCTATATGAAGTTAGAACAGGCATAAAACCAAATATAGAAATTTCATCTACTAAAAGTAGCAAGGTATCAAAACAAAATCAAATAAATGTTAAGCAGATAAAAACACAAAGTAGCATTTTAAATCCAAGCTACACATTTGAAAATTTTGTATGTGGAGCGTCAAATCAATACGCATTTTTAAGCGCAAAAGCAGCCGCTGAAAAGCCTGGCGTACTTTATAATCCACTTTTTATCTACGGGACTACGGGACTTGGCAAGACTCACTTACTCCAGTCAGTCGGAAATCACTGCCTAAATAAAGGAAAAACCGTTATTTGTGTAACTAGCGAACAATTTATGATAGATTTTACCAGTCACATAAATAACCACTCAATGCCAAAATTTCGTGAAAAATATAGAAACTGCGATGTTTTACTAATAGACGATGTACAGTTTCTTGGTAAAACTGATAAAATCCAAGAAGAATTTTTCAACACATATAATGAACTTTTAGCAAAAAATGGTCAAATAGTTATGACTTCAGATCGACCTCCAAAGACACTAAAAGGCTTTGAGGATAGGATGATTTCAAGATTTGATAAGGCTTTTATGGCTGATATTACGCCACCTGAACTTGATACAAAGATAGCTATCATCATTAAAAAATGTGAATTTGATAAAATCGATCTAAATAAAGAGGTCATAAACTACATAGCTACAAACATGGGAGATAATATCCGTGAGATCGAGGGAGCTATCATAAATTTAAACGTATTTAAAACTCTTATGAAAGAAGAAATCACACTTGATCTTGCAAAAAGTATATTAAAAGATCTAATCAAAGAAAAACGTGAAAATATAAATTTCGATACTATCGTTGAAATAGTTAGTAAAGAACTAAATATCAAACAAAGTGATATAAAAAGCAAATCAAGAGTTACAAATATCGTAGAAGCAAGACGAATCATCATATATCTTGCAAAGATGCTTACAACAAACTCAATGCCGCAAATTGCAAACTATTTTGGTATGAAAGATCACAGTGCCGTTAGTCATAATATTAAAAAGATAAATGAGCTAATACAAACTAATGAAATTTTTAGTCTAAAAGTTACTGAATTAAAAAACAAAATTTTGACAAAAGGATAA
- the dnaN gene encoding DNA polymerase III subunit beta yields MKVLINKNMLESIVTNTNPYLEKRDLSAITSHIYISAKDGVLNIKATDHEIGLAYKLSNAKIVDEGYATANGKKLLDIIKSLKDEEVMLETVNNYLYIKQKNSKYKLPMYKFEDFPEFPTIEGKSKFDVDAVMLGRSLKKILPSIDSNNPKFELNGAFLDIKKDFINIVGTDTRRLSVFKFQTPTEKEFSLIIPKKAINEIQKLFFDKIEIYYDENILIAQSQNFEFFTKLINGKFPDYERVIPKEVRKRLQLSRDKMIEGIKTISMLSDTMKISFAKDNITFESVIEDNSEAKTTIDYQTGLELGDEFFIGIKNRYLLDFLSSIEDENFELGFNESSLAFVVNSKELTTIIMPINL; encoded by the coding sequence ATGAAAGTTTTAATAAACAAAAATATGCTTGAAAGCATAGTAACAAATACAAATCCATATCTTGAAAAAAGAGATCTTAGTGCTATAACTTCTCACATTTATATCTCAGCAAAAGATGGTGTTTTAAACATAAAAGCAACTGATCATGAAATAGGTCTAGCATACAAGCTAAGTAATGCAAAAATCGTTGATGAAGGTTACGCAACTGCAAATGGTAAAAAGCTACTTGACATTATAAAAAGTCTAAAAGACGAAGAAGTGATGTTAGAAACTGTAAATAACTATCTTTATATAAAACAAAAAAACTCAAAATATAAACTTCCAATGTATAAATTTGAAGATTTCCCAGAATTTCCAACGATTGAGGGTAAATCAAAATTTGATGTTGATGCTGTTATGTTAGGAAGAAGTTTAAAGAAAATTTTACCAAGTATTGATAGTAATAACCCAAAATTTGAACTAAATGGAGCTTTTCTTGATATTAAAAAAGACTTTATAAACATCGTTGGTACTGATACAAGAAGACTTAGTGTATTTAAATTTCAAACACCAACAGAAAAAGAATTTTCACTAATAATCCCTAAAAAAGCTATCAATGAAATACAAAAACTATTTTTTGACAAGATAGAAATTTACTATGATGAAAATATCTTAATCGCACAAAGCCAAAATTTTGAATTTTTCACAAAACTTATAAATGGTAAATTTCCAGACTATGAGCGTGTCATACCAAAAGAGGTCAGAAAAAGACTTCAGCTAAGTAGAGATAAGATGATAGAAGGCATAAAAACTATCTCAATGCTAAGCGATACAATGAAAATATCTTTTGCAAAAGACAATATAACATTTGAAAGTGTTATAGAAGATAATTCTGAAGCAAAAACTACGATAGATTATCAAACTGGTTTAGAGCTTGGAGATGAATTTTTCATAGGTATAAAAAATAGATATCTACTTGACTTTTTAAGTAGTATCGAGGACGAAAATTTTGAGCTTGGATTTAATGAAAGCTCACTAGCATTTGTTGTAAATTCAAAAGAATTAACAACAATAATAATGCCGATAAATTTATAA
- the gyrB gene encoding DNA topoisomerase (ATP-hydrolyzing) subunit B has product MENNYGAENIKVLKGLEAVRKRPGMYIGDTNISGLHHMIYEVVDNSIDEAMAGYCDTIDVELTREGSAIISDNGRGIPVDMHPTEKISAATVVLTVLHAGGKFDKDTYKVSGGLHGVGVSVVNALSKKLVVNIKRDGKLHRQEFAKGIPQSDLEVIKTTNRTGTQVEFWPDDSIFEVTEFDDEILVKRFRELAYLNPKITINFKDQRNGRSESFHFEGGLESFVTDMNKANAVSKAVSFSGGEDDVLVDFALLYNDTYSENLLSFVNNIKTPDGGTHEAGFRAGLTRVITNYVQANAAAREKDTKITGEDIREGLIAVVSVKVPEPQFEGQTKGKLGSSYVKPIVQKMVFDVLTKYFEENPIEARAIMDKALMAARGREAAKKARDLTRKKESMSVGTLPGKLADCQSKDPVISELYLVEGDSAGGSAKQGRDRVFQAILPLKGKILNVEKARLDKILKSDEIKNMITALGCGIGDEFDAEKLRYHKIIIMTDADVDGSHIQTLLLTFFFRFLNKVVENGHIYLAQPPLYRYKKGKKEIYLKDEKALNEFLIETGIEGVDIEGIGSADLIDFLKIVAAYRSVLKELEKRFNVLSAIRYMIENPDIVSKSYNEIFEILKNFLKAEGHNILNHYVSEDEVRIYVQTESGLEELVVNENLFTNPLYEEALYISQKIKERGLDLHSDVIEVLDEVEKNAKKGAYIQRYKGLGEMNPEQLWETTMNPENRRLLKIDINDAISASDTFNLFMGDEVEPRRNYIQDHAKDVKHLDI; this is encoded by the coding sequence ATGGAAAATAATTACGGCGCAGAAAATATCAAAGTACTAAAAGGTCTTGAGGCGGTTAGGAAGCGCCCAGGCATGTATATAGGCGATACTAATATAAGCGGTCTTCACCATATGATCTATGAAGTCGTTGATAATTCTATTGACGAAGCGATGGCAGGATACTGCGATACGATAGACGTTGAGCTTACACGAGAAGGCTCAGCGATCATTAGCGATAATGGCCGTGGTATCCCAGTAGATATGCACCCAACTGAGAAAATTTCAGCTGCGACTGTTGTTTTAACTGTGCTTCACGCTGGTGGTAAATTTGACAAGGACACTTATAAAGTCTCAGGCGGTCTTCACGGCGTTGGTGTATCTGTTGTAAATGCTCTTTCTAAAAAGTTAGTCGTAAATATCAAACGTGATGGCAAGCTTCACAGACAAGAATTTGCAAAAGGTATCCCACAAAGCGATCTTGAAGTTATAAAAACTACAAACCGCACAGGCACACAAGTCGAGTTTTGGCCAGATGATAGCATATTTGAAGTGACTGAATTTGATGATGAAATTTTAGTAAAAAGATTTCGCGAGCTAGCCTATCTAAACCCAAAGATAACTATAAATTTTAAAGATCAAAGAAATGGCAGAAGCGAGAGCTTTCATTTTGAGGGTGGACTTGAGAGCTTTGTAACTGATATGAACAAGGCAAATGCTGTCAGTAAAGCAGTATCATTTAGTGGCGGCGAAGATGACGTGCTTGTTGATTTTGCACTACTTTACAACGACACTTATAGTGAAAATTTATTAAGCTTTGTAAATAACATCAAAACTCCAGATGGTGGTACACACGAGGCTGGATTTAGAGCAGGCCTTACAAGAGTTATCACAAACTACGTTCAAGCAAACGCTGCTGCACGTGAAAAAGATACAAAGATAACTGGCGAAGATATCCGCGAGGGACTTATCGCAGTTGTTAGCGTAAAAGTGCCAGAGCCGCAGTTTGAGGGACAAACAAAGGGCAAACTAGGCTCAAGCTACGTAAAACCTATCGTTCAAAAGATGGTTTTTGACGTGCTTACAAAGTATTTTGAAGAAAATCCTATCGAAGCAAGAGCGATAATGGATAAAGCTCTAATGGCAGCTCGTGGTCGAGAGGCTGCTAAAAAAGCTAGGGATCTAACTCGTAAAAAAGAGAGTATGAGCGTAGGCACACTTCCTGGCAAACTAGCTGATTGTCAGAGTAAAGATCCAGTAATTAGCGAGCTATATCTAGTGGAGGGCGACTCTGCTGGCGGTTCTGCAAAACAAGGACGTGATAGAGTTTTCCAAGCGATATTGCCGCTTAAGGGTAAAATTCTAAACGTTGAAAAGGCAAGACTGGATAAAATTTTAAAATCTGACGAGATAAAAAATATGATAACAGCTCTAGGCTGCGGTATCGGAGATGAATTTGATGCTGAGAAGCTTAGATATCATAAGATCATCATCATGACCGATGCTGACGTCGATGGTAGCCACATCCAGACACTGCTTTTAACATTCTTCTTTAGATTTTTAAATAAAGTTGTAGAAAATGGTCACATCTACCTAGCTCAGCCACCACTTTACCGATATAAAAAAGGTAAGAAAGAAATTTATCTAAAAGATGAAAAGGCACTAAACGAATTTCTTATCGAAACTGGCATAGAGGGCGTTGATATAGAGGGTATCGGTAGTGCTGATTTGATTGATTTCTTAAAGATCGTTGCAGCCTATAGAAGCGTCTTAAAAGAGCTTGAAAAACGCTTTAACGTCCTTTCAGCGATCCGCTATATGATAGAAAATCCAGACATTGTCTCAAAAAGCTACAATGAAATTTTTGAAATTTTAAAGAATTTCTTAAAAGCTGAGGGTCACAACATCCTAAACCACTATGTTAGCGAAGATGAGGTTAGAATTTATGTGCAAACTGAAAGCGGCTTAGAAGAGCTTGTAGTAAATGAAAATTTATTCACAAATCCACTTTACGAAGAGGCGCTTTATATTAGCCAAAAGATAAAAGAGCGCGGCCTAGACTTGCATAGTGACGTTATAGAAGTGCTTGATGAAGTAGAGAAAAATGCGAAAAAAGGCGCATATATTCAGCGCTACAAAGGTCTTGGTGAGATGAACCCTGAGCAACTTTGGGAAACTACGATGAACCCTGAGAACAGAAGACTTTTAAAGATCGATATAAACGACGCTATAAGTGCTTCTGATACGTTTAATCTCTTTATGGGCGATGAGGTCGAGCCAAGAAGAAACTACATCCAAGACCACGCAAAAGACGTTAAGCATTTGGATATTTAA
- the queF gene encoding preQ(1) synthase, whose product MSEELDIKYGEKILKEFDVESDLEVWENKQTRDYVIKITLPEFCCLCPRSGYPDFATIYLEYIPNKLVVELKAIKLYINSFMNRNISHEDSINEIYSVLEKKLEPKFMKIVGDFNPRGNVHTVIEISSDLVVKKPAEEKEFAPRSREKNFSDKPRERRSTSDRGNRGSRDDKFKKDDKPRRSSNKEGFRKISYADDKKPKVVKKDK is encoded by the coding sequence ATGAGCGAAGAGCTAGATATAAAATATGGCGAAAAAATTTTGAAAGAATTTGACGTAGAGAGTGACCTTGAGGTCTGGGAAAATAAGCAAACAAGGGACTATGTCATAAAGATCACTTTGCCTGAATTTTGCTGCCTTTGCCCTCGCTCTGGCTATCCTGACTTTGCCACAATCTATCTTGAGTACATACCAAATAAGCTTGTAGTCGAGCTAAAAGCGATAAAGCTTTATATAAATAGCTTTATGAACCGCAACATCAGCCACGAAGATAGTATAAATGAAATTTACTCTGTTTTAGAAAAAAAACTTGAGCCTAAATTTATGAAGATAGTGGGCGACTTTAACCCACGTGGAAATGTTCATACGGTTATTGAAATCAGCTCTGATTTAGTCGTAAAAAAACCAGCTGAAGAAAAAGAATTCGCTCCAAGAAGTAGAGAGAAAAACTTTAGTGATAAGCCACGCGAGAGACGAAGTACAAGTGATCGTGGCAATAGAGGCAGCAGAGATGATAAATTTAAAAAAGATGACAAGCCAAGAAGAAGCTCAAATAAAGAGGGCTTTAGAAAGATAAGCTATGCCGATGATAAGAAGCCAAAAGTAGTCAAAAAGGATAAATAA
- a CDS encoding HD domain-containing protein, with protein MISAKLIEHIFKAASISRWNDYPKMTNLVELDKQAHKFIIAYFIAKQEQDADMNYIIEAGIFEFLSRVVVTDIRPDVFHHIQKTKKEQINSWVLSNLDSLISDIEDGEFLERFKSYFKSDKKHEKERLILKAASYLATRWEFSIVYQTSQFLSDIDELKAKVEEEIEDYYELIGVRKIAMNQKLARLVDLSGRLRFQKRWAQTPRIPETAVLGHMLVVAILSYFYSLKAKACKKRLENNFFCALFHDLPESLTRDIISPVKYGVKGLNEIISEYEMRLIDERILPFVPEKIKDEFSYILGIRKDGEKFIKDEFENRTYERKIICHEGTMENVNDDKFNPIDGKALKYCDKLSAYIEAGISISYGVKSKELTDGFNNMYKFFSEKPKIDGVDFLEICDDFNEHFGLERPPLR; from the coding sequence ATGATAAGTGCTAAGCTTATAGAACATATCTTTAAAGCAGCATCTATATCACGTTGGAACGACTATCCAAAGATGACAAATTTAGTCGAGCTTGATAAGCAAGCTCATAAATTTATCATCGCTTATTTCATAGCAAAACAAGAGCAAGACGCCGATATGAACTATATCATTGAGGCTGGAATTTTTGAGTTTTTAAGTAGGGTCGTAGTCACAGACATACGTCCAGACGTCTTTCACCATATCCAAAAGACAAAAAAAGAGCAGATAAATAGCTGGGTCTTAAGTAATCTTGATAGCCTTATTTCAGATATTGAAGATGGGGAGTTTTTAGAGAGATTTAAAAGTTATTTTAAAAGTGATAAAAAGCATGAAAAAGAACGCCTTATCCTAAAAGCAGCTAGCTATCTTGCCACTAGATGGGAATTTTCCATCGTCTATCAAACGAGTCAGTTTTTAAGCGACATCGACGAGCTTAAAGCTAAGGTTGAAGAGGAGATTGAGGATTATTATGAGCTAATTGGCGTTAGAAAGATCGCTATGAATCAAAAATTAGCCCGCCTAGTTGATCTTAGTGGCAGGTTAAGGTTTCAAAAGCGCTGGGCACAAACGCCTCGTATCCCTGAAACAGCGGTCTTAGGACATATGCTAGTAGTTGCGATACTTAGCTATTTTTACTCACTCAAAGCAAAAGCTTGCAAAAAACGCCTAGAAAATAACTTCTTTTGTGCACTATTTCACGATCTGCCAGAGAGTCTCACAAGGGACATCATAAGCCCTGTAAAATACGGTGTAAAGGGGCTAAATGAGATCATCAGCGAGTATGAGATGAGGCTTATTGATGAGAGGATTTTGCCATTTGTGCCTGAAAAGATCAAAGATGAGTTTAGCTACATCCTTGGTATCAGAAAAGATGGCGAGAAATTTATAAAAGATGAGTTTGAAAATAGGACTTACGAGCGCAAGATCATCTGCCATGAAGGGACTATGGAGAACGTAAATGATGATAAATTTAATCCGATCGACGGCAAAGCGCTAAAATACTGCGACAAGCTCTCAGCCTACATCGAAGCTGGAATTTCTATAAGCTACGGCGTCAAGTCAAAAGAGCTAACTGACGGCTTTAATAATATGTATAAATTTTTTAGCGAAAAACCTAAGATCGATGGAGTGGATTTTTTAGAAATTTGCGATGATTTTAATGAGCATTTTGGTTTAGAAAGACCCCCTCTCAGATGA